Proteins encoded in a region of the Streptomyces violaceoruber genome:
- a CDS encoding MFS transporter, whose protein sequence is MSTPLSRPSYAAVLRVPHARRTFSAVLVGRLSYGTVSLSLMLSLTRSTGSYAVAGLVMALFGATSVFLSPYRASLVDRLGPRRALLPMALLYAALLCVLAAACRRPGTSEAVLAVTAGLAGACTPPLGPTMRAVWAELLPDRRLLQRAYSVDGVAEELLFVSGPLLVGGIVAVASPVVGVVLSAVLVAVGTLAFVTSPATAALRPAGREKSDGPAAGRGGPGQGRALLQPVVVAAAVGVSVSAVDLLVVAFAGERGLGDRTVAWVLAALSVGSAVGGLVNGAVAWSSPTRARLPFFAAGVGLCLAAAGLAPGLGTLVLAVMCAGLFVAPALTTAYLIADESVAPGFRVRAGAWCNTAVNAGMSVGAAAVGLLVERLPLPVCFAVAGAVAAAAALVPGYRRGAARPAGGGGGTGGAAQSSSESSELPESSASSES, encoded by the coding sequence GTGTCCACGCCTCTTTCGCGGCCCTCGTACGCCGCCGTACTCCGTGTCCCCCATGCCCGCCGCACCTTCTCCGCCGTCCTCGTCGGCCGGCTGTCGTACGGCACGGTCTCCCTCTCCCTGATGCTCTCCCTGACCCGGTCCACCGGGTCGTACGCCGTGGCCGGGCTGGTCATGGCGCTCTTCGGCGCCACGAGCGTCTTCCTGTCCCCCTACCGTGCTTCCCTCGTCGACCGGCTCGGTCCGCGCCGGGCCCTGCTGCCCATGGCCCTGCTCTACGCCGCCCTGCTCTGCGTGCTAGCGGCGGCCTGCCGGCGTCCGGGCACCTCCGAGGCCGTCCTCGCGGTGACCGCCGGGCTCGCGGGCGCCTGCACGCCCCCGCTCGGCCCCACGATGCGCGCGGTGTGGGCCGAACTGCTCCCGGACCGGCGGCTGTTGCAGCGTGCCTACAGCGTGGACGGCGTTGCCGAGGAACTGCTCTTCGTCTCCGGCCCGCTCCTGGTCGGCGGCATCGTCGCCGTCGCTTCGCCGGTGGTCGGCGTCGTGCTCAGCGCGGTGCTGGTGGCGGTCGGCACCCTCGCCTTCGTCACCTCACCGGCGACCGCGGCGCTGCGCCCGGCGGGGCGGGAGAAGAGCGACGGTCCGGCAGCCGGCCGAGGTGGCCCGGGGCAGGGCCGGGCGCTGCTGCAGCCCGTCGTCGTCGCGGCGGCGGTCGGCGTCTCGGTGAGCGCCGTCGACCTCCTCGTCGTGGCCTTCGCGGGGGAGCGCGGCCTCGGGGACCGCACGGTCGCCTGGGTGCTCGCGGCGCTGTCGGTGGGCTCCGCGGTCGGCGGTCTCGTCAACGGCGCCGTCGCCTGGAGTTCGCCCACCCGGGCGCGGCTCCCGTTCTTCGCGGCCGGGGTCGGCCTCTGCCTCGCCGCCGCGGGCCTCGCGCCCGGACTCGGCACGCTGGTCCTGGCCGTCATGTGCGCGGGCCTGTTCGTGGCCCCGGCGCTGACGACGGCGTACCTGATCGCCGACGAGAGCGTGGCGCCCGGTTTCCGGGTCCGGGCGGGCGCCTGGTGCAACACCGCCGTGAACGCCGGGATGTCCGTCGGCGCCGCCGCGGTGGGCCTGCTGGTGGAACGGCTGCCGCTGCCGGTGTGCTTCGCGGTCGCCGGCGCGGTCGCCGCGGCGGCGGCGCTGGTGCCGGGGTACCGCCGCGGGGCGGCCCGGCCCGCCGGAGGGGGCGGCGGGACCGGAGGGGCCGCTCAGTCGTCGTCGGAGTCGTCGGAACTGCCGGAGTCGTCGGCGTCGTCCGAGTCGTGA
- the meaB gene encoding methylmalonyl Co-A mutase-associated GTPase MeaB produces the protein MQDVSSLVAQAREGRPRAVARLISLVEGASPQLREVMEALAPLTGNAYVVGLTGSPGVGKSTSTSALVTAYRKQGRRVGVLAVDPSSPFSGGALLGDRVRMSEHASDPGVYIRSMATRGHLGGLAWAAPQAIRVLDAAGCDVVLVETVGVGQSEVEIASQADTSVVLLAPGMGDGIQAAKAGILEIGDVYVVNKADRDGADATARELNHMLGLGEARAAGDWRPPIVKTVAARGEGVDEVVEALEKHRAWMEERDVLTERRRARAAREVETIAVTTLRERIGDLHGDRRLGALAERIVAGELDPYRAADELVAGLTRG, from the coding sequence ATGCAGGACGTCTCCTCACTGGTGGCCCAGGCCCGAGAAGGCCGGCCGCGGGCCGTGGCCCGGCTGATCTCCCTGGTGGAGGGGGCGTCCCCGCAGCTCAGGGAGGTCATGGAGGCGCTCGCGCCGCTCACCGGCAACGCGTACGTGGTCGGCCTGACCGGCTCCCCGGGGGTCGGCAAGTCGACGTCCACCTCGGCGCTGGTCACGGCGTACCGCAAGCAGGGCAGGCGGGTCGGCGTACTCGCCGTCGACCCGTCCTCCCCCTTCTCCGGCGGCGCCCTGCTCGGCGACCGGGTGCGGATGTCGGAGCACGCCTCCGACCCGGGCGTCTACATCCGCTCGATGGCCACCCGCGGCCACCTCGGCGGCCTCGCCTGGGCCGCGCCGCAGGCGATCCGCGTGCTGGACGCGGCCGGCTGCGACGTGGTCCTGGTGGAGACGGTGGGCGTCGGCCAGTCGGAGGTCGAGATCGCCTCCCAGGCCGACACCTCCGTCGTCCTGCTCGCCCCCGGCATGGGCGACGGCATCCAGGCGGCCAAGGCCGGAATCCTGGAGATCGGCGACGTCTACGTGGTCAACAAGGCCGACCGTGACGGTGCGGACGCGACCGCCCGCGAGCTGAACCACATGCTGGGCCTCGGCGAGGCCCGCGCCGCCGGCGACTGGCGCCCGCCCATCGTCAAGACGGTCGCCGCGCGCGGCGAGGGTGTCGACGAGGTGGTCGAGGCGCTGGAGAAGCACCGTGCGTGGATGGAGGAGCGGGATGTCCTCACCGAGCGCCGCCGGGCCCGTGCGGCGCGCGAGGTCGAGACCATCGCCGTCACCACGCTGCGCGAGCGCATCGGTGACCTGCACGGGGACCGGCGGCTGGGCGCTCTGGCGGAGCGGATCGTCGCCGGGGAACTGGATCCGTACCGGGCGGCGGACGAGCTGGTGGCGGGGCTGACGCGGGGCTGA
- a CDS encoding acetyl-CoA C-acetyltransferase has translation MSSASNGTTSVIVAGARTPMGRLLGSLKSFSGADLGGFAIKAALDRAGIGGDQVQYVIMGQVLQAGAGQIPARQAAVKAGIPMSVPALTINKVCLSGLDAIALADQLIRAGEFDVIVAGGQESMTNAPHLLPKSREGYKYGAVQMIDAMAYDGLTDSFEDIAMGESTEKHNTRLGIERAAQDEIAALSHQRAAAAQKNGVFDAEITPVEIPQRKGDPVLFAKDEGIRGDTTAESLGKLRPAFAKDGTITAGSSSQISDGAAAVVVMSRAKAEELGLEWIAEIGAHGNVAGPDNSLQSQPSNAIRHALKKEGLEVADLDLVEINEAFAAVAVQSMKDLGVSTEKVNVNGGAIALGHPIGMSGARLVLHLALELKRRGGGVGAAALCGGGGQGDALIVRVPGA, from the coding sequence ATGTCTTCTGCATCGAACGGCACGACTTCCGTCATCGTCGCGGGTGCCCGCACCCCGATGGGGCGGCTGCTCGGCTCCCTCAAGTCCTTCTCCGGGGCCGACCTCGGCGGCTTCGCGATCAAGGCCGCCCTCGACCGCGCCGGGATCGGCGGCGACCAGGTCCAGTACGTGATCATGGGGCAGGTGCTCCAGGCCGGCGCCGGGCAGATCCCCGCCCGCCAGGCCGCCGTCAAGGCCGGCATCCCCATGAGCGTCCCCGCGCTCACGATCAACAAGGTCTGCCTCTCCGGCCTCGACGCCATCGCACTCGCCGACCAGCTCATTCGCGCGGGTGAATTCGACGTGATCGTCGCGGGCGGCCAGGAGTCCATGACCAACGCCCCGCACCTGCTCCCCAAGTCCCGCGAGGGCTACAAGTACGGTGCGGTCCAGATGATCGACGCCATGGCCTACGACGGCCTGACCGACTCCTTCGAGGACATCGCCATGGGCGAGTCCACGGAGAAGCACAACACCCGGCTCGGCATCGAGCGCGCCGCCCAGGACGAGATCGCCGCCCTGTCCCACCAGCGCGCCGCCGCCGCCCAGAAGAACGGCGTCTTCGACGCGGAGATCACCCCGGTCGAGATCCCGCAGCGCAAGGGCGACCCGGTGCTGTTCGCCAAGGACGAGGGCATCCGCGGCGACACCACCGCCGAGTCGCTCGGCAAGCTGCGTCCGGCCTTCGCCAAGGACGGCACCATCACCGCCGGCTCCTCCTCCCAGATCTCCGACGGCGCGGCGGCCGTGGTCGTGATGAGCCGGGCCAAGGCCGAGGAGCTGGGTCTGGAGTGGATCGCGGAGATCGGCGCGCACGGCAATGTCGCGGGCCCCGACAACTCTTTGCAGTCGCAGCCGTCGAACGCCATCCGGCACGCCCTCAAGAAGGAGGGCCTGGAGGTCGCCGACCTCGACCTCGTCGAGATCAACGAGGCCTTCGCGGCCGTGGCCGTGCAGTCAATGAAGGACCTCGGCGTGTCCACCGAAAAGGTGAACGTCAACGGTGGTGCCATCGCCCTCGGTCACCCGATCGGCATGTCCGGCGCCCGGCTGGTGCTGCACCTCGCCCTGGAACTGAAGCGGCGCGGCGGCGGTGTGGGCGCGGCCGCGCTGTGCGGCGGCGGCGGTCAGGGCGACGCGCTGATCGTGCGGGTGCCCGGGGCCTGA
- the mce gene encoding methylmalonyl-CoA epimerase: protein MLTRIDHIGIACHDLDATVEFYRATYGFEVFHTEVNEEQGVREAMLKINDTSDGGASYLQLLEPTREDSAVGKWLAKNGEGVHHIAFGTADVDADAADIRDKGVRVLYDEPRRGSMGSRITFLHPKDCHGVLTELVTSAAVESPEH, encoded by the coding sequence ATGCTGACGCGAATCGACCACATCGGAATCGCCTGCCACGACCTCGACGCGACCGTCGAGTTCTACCGTGCCACCTACGGCTTCGAGGTGTTCCACACCGAGGTCAACGAGGAGCAGGGGGTGCGCGAGGCCATGCTCAAGATCAACGATACGTCGGACGGGGGCGCCTCGTACCTCCAGCTCCTGGAGCCGACCCGCGAGGACTCCGCGGTCGGCAAGTGGCTCGCGAAGAACGGCGAGGGCGTCCACCACATCGCCTTCGGTACGGCGGACGTGGACGCGGACGCCGCGGACATCCGCGACAAGGGCGTACGCGTTCTGTACGACGAGCCCCGGCGCGGTTCCATGGGGTCGCGGATCACCTTCCTGCACCCCAAGGACTGCCATGGCGTACTGACAGAACTGGTCACTTCGGCGGCCGTTGAGTCACCTGAGCACTGA
- the scy gene encoding polarized growth protein Scy — protein sequence MRGYESQEREPAADVDHLSRFEAEMKRLKTEREKAIQHAEDLGYQVEVLRAKLHEARRTIMSRPAFDGGDIGYQAEQLLRNAQTQADQLRADAERELSQARAQTQRILQEHAEQAARLQAELHQEAVTRRQQLDQELAERRQTVESHVNENVAWAEQLRARTEQQARRLLDESRAEAEQAMAAARAEAERLTAEARQRLRSDAESARAEAEQILRRARTDAERLLNAASTQAQEATDHAEQLRSSTASESESTRREVQELSRAAEQRMSEAEEALRKAQAEAEKVVAQAEEAAAKALSSAEATNEQRTRTAKEQVARLVGEATKDAESTRSEAEQVVADARAEAERIVAEAAEKARTITAEESATQLSKAAKTAEDVLNKASEDAKRTTKAATEEAERIRTEAEAEADRLRAEAHDIAAELKGAAKDDTKEYRAKTVELQEEARRLRGEAEQLRADAVAEGEKIRAEARKEAVAQIEEAAKTAEELLAKAKADADELRQTATADGEKVRAEAIERATTLRRQAEETLERTRAEAERHRAEAAERVEELQAEAERAARELREETERAVEARQAEAAEELTRLHTEAEERRSAAEEALSGAREEGERIRREAAEESERLRTEAAERVRTLQQQAETEAERLRTEAAADASASRAEGEAVAVRLRSEASNEAERLKTEAQESADRVRAEAQTAAERIAAEASEALAAAQEEAARRRREAEELLGSARQEADQERERAREQSEELLASARNRVEEAQAEAVRLVEEADRRATEMVSAAEQHAAQVRESVAGLHEQAQEEITGLRSAAEHAAERTRTEAQEEADRVRADAYAERERASEDAGRLRREAQEETEAAKALAERTVSEAITEADRIRSDVSEHAQRVRTEASDAIAEAEQSASRTRADAREDANRIRSDAATQADTLITEARSEAERLTTETAAETDRIRTQTLAEAERVTAEAASESERVRTEAATEAERLRTETIAEADRVRAEAGARAEQLVSDATGEAERLRAEAADTVGSAQQHAERLRTEADRVRREAAAEAERVTTAAREEAERTLDEARKDANKRRSEAAEQVDTLITETAAEADKLLTEAQQQAQKTTADAESQADTMVGAARSEADRIVQEATVEGNTRVEKARTDADELLVGARRDATAIRERAEELRERLTSEIEELHERARREAAETMKSAGDRCDALIKAAEEQLAKAEAKAKELVSEANSEAGKVRIAAVKKAEGLLKEAEQKKATLVREAEELKAEAVREARATVDEGKRELEVLVRRREDINAEISRVQDVLEALESFEAPGGAKDNGVKAGATVGAPRSGGKSSDG from the coding sequence GTGCGGGGCTACGAGAGCCAGGAGCGAGAGCCGGCGGCTGACGTCGACCACCTCTCTCGGTTCGAGGCCGAGATGAAGCGGCTGAAGACCGAGCGGGAAAAGGCGATCCAGCACGCCGAGGACCTCGGCTACCAGGTCGAGGTGCTGCGCGCCAAGCTGCACGAGGCGCGCCGCACCATCATGTCCCGGCCCGCCTTCGACGGCGGCGACATCGGGTACCAGGCCGAGCAGTTGCTGCGCAACGCGCAGACGCAGGCCGACCAGCTGCGCGCCGACGCGGAGCGGGAGCTGAGCCAGGCGCGGGCGCAGACCCAGCGGATCCTCCAGGAGCACGCCGAGCAGGCCGCCAGGCTCCAGGCGGAGCTGCACCAGGAGGCGGTCACCCGCCGCCAGCAGCTCGACCAGGAGCTGGCCGAGCGCCGGCAGACCGTCGAGTCGCACGTCAACGAGAACGTGGCCTGGGCGGAGCAGCTGCGCGCCCGCACCGAGCAGCAGGCCCGGCGCCTGCTCGACGAGTCCCGGGCCGAGGCCGAGCAGGCCATGGCCGCGGCCCGCGCGGAGGCCGAGCGGCTGACCGCCGAGGCCCGTCAGCGGCTGCGGAGCGACGCGGAGAGCGCCCGCGCCGAGGCCGAGCAGATCCTGCGCCGGGCGCGCACCGACGCGGAGCGGCTGCTGAACGCCGCCTCGACGCAGGCGCAGGAGGCGACCGACCACGCGGAGCAGCTGCGCAGCTCCACCGCCTCCGAGTCGGAGTCCACCCGGCGCGAGGTGCAGGAGCTGAGCCGGGCCGCCGAGCAGCGCATGTCGGAGGCCGAGGAGGCGCTGCGCAAGGCGCAGGCCGAGGCCGAGAAGGTGGTCGCCCAGGCCGAGGAGGCCGCCGCCAAGGCCCTGTCGAGCGCCGAGGCGACCAACGAGCAGCGCACCCGCACCGCCAAGGAGCAGGTCGCCCGGCTGGTCGGCGAGGCCACCAAGGACGCCGAGAGCACCAGGTCCGAGGCCGAGCAGGTGGTCGCGGACGCCCGTGCCGAGGCCGAGCGGATCGTCGCCGAGGCCGCCGAGAAGGCCCGCACGATCACGGCCGAGGAGTCGGCCACCCAGCTGTCCAAGGCGGCCAAGACGGCCGAGGACGTGCTGAACAAGGCGTCGGAGGACGCCAAGCGGACCACGAAGGCGGCCACCGAGGAGGCCGAGCGGATCCGCACCGAGGCCGAGGCCGAGGCGGACCGGCTGCGCGCCGAGGCGCACGACATCGCCGCGGAGCTGAAGGGCGCGGCGAAGGACGACACCAAGGAGTACCGCGCCAAGACGGTCGAACTGCAGGAGGAGGCGCGCCGGCTGCGCGGCGAGGCCGAGCAGCTGCGGGCGGACGCGGTCGCCGAGGGCGAGAAGATCCGCGCCGAGGCCCGCAAGGAGGCCGTGGCGCAGATCGAGGAGGCGGCGAAGACCGCCGAGGAGCTGCTCGCCAAGGCCAAGGCGGACGCCGACGAGCTGCGGCAGACCGCGACGGCGGACGGCGAGAAGGTCCGCGCCGAGGCCATCGAGCGGGCGACGACCCTGCGCCGGCAGGCCGAGGAGACCCTGGAGCGCACCCGCGCGGAGGCCGAACGGCACCGCGCGGAGGCCGCCGAGCGGGTGGAGGAGCTCCAGGCGGAGGCCGAGCGGGCCGCCCGCGAGCTGCGCGAGGAGACCGAGCGCGCCGTCGAGGCCCGGCAGGCGGAGGCCGCCGAGGAGCTGACGCGGCTGCACACCGAGGCCGAGGAGCGCCGCAGCGCCGCCGAGGAGGCGCTGAGCGGGGCCCGCGAGGAGGGCGAGCGGATCCGCCGCGAGGCCGCCGAGGAGAGCGAGCGGCTGCGCACCGAGGCCGCGGAGCGGGTCCGTACCCTCCAGCAGCAGGCCGAGACGGAGGCCGAGCGGCTGCGCACCGAGGCCGCCGCGGACGCGTCCGCCTCCCGCGCGGAGGGCGAGGCCGTCGCCGTACGGCTGCGCTCGGAGGCTTCCAACGAGGCGGAGCGGCTGAAGACGGAGGCGCAGGAGAGCGCCGACCGGGTGCGGGCGGAGGCGCAGACCGCCGCCGAGCGCATCGCGGCCGAGGCGTCCGAGGCGCTGGCCGCCGCCCAGGAGGAGGCCGCCCGGCGCCGCCGCGAGGCGGAGGAACTGCTCGGCTCCGCCCGGCAGGAGGCCGACCAGGAGCGCGAGCGGGCCCGCGAGCAGAGCGAGGAGCTGCTGGCCTCGGCACGCAACCGCGTGGAGGAGGCCCAGGCCGAGGCGGTCCGGCTGGTCGAGGAGGCCGACCGGCGCGCCACCGAGATGGTGTCGGCGGCCGAGCAGCACGCGGCGCAGGTACGGGAGTCGGTCGCCGGGCTGCACGAGCAGGCCCAGGAGGAGATCACCGGGCTGCGCAGCGCCGCCGAGCACGCCGCCGAGCGCACCCGGACCGAGGCCCAGGAGGAGGCGGACCGGGTCCGCGCCGACGCCTACGCGGAGCGGGAGCGGGCGAGCGAGGACGCCGGACGCCTCAGGCGCGAGGCGCAGGAGGAGACCGAGGCCGCCAAGGCGCTGGCCGAGCGGACCGTGTCCGAGGCCATCACCGAGGCCGACCGGATCCGCTCGGACGTCTCCGAGCACGCCCAGCGGGTGCGCACGGAGGCCTCCGACGCCATCGCCGAGGCCGAGCAGTCCGCGTCGCGCACCCGGGCGGACGCCCGCGAGGACGCCAACCGCATCCGGTCCGACGCGGCGACGCAGGCGGACACCCTGATCACCGAGGCCCGTTCCGAGGCGGAGCGGCTCACCACCGAGACGGCGGCCGAGACCGACCGGATCCGCACCCAGACGCTCGCGGAGGCGGAGCGCGTCACCGCCGAGGCGGCGAGCGAGTCCGAGCGGGTCAGGACGGAGGCGGCCACCGAGGCGGAGCGGCTGCGCACCGAGACGATCGCCGAGGCCGACCGGGTACGGGCCGAGGCGGGCGCCCGGGCCGAGCAGCTGGTCTCGGACGCCACCGGGGAGGCGGAGCGGCTGCGGGCCGAGGCCGCCGACACCGTCGGCTCCGCGCAGCAGCACGCCGAGCGGCTCCGCACCGAGGCGGACCGGGTCCGCCGCGAGGCGGCGGCCGAGGCCGAGCGGGTCACCACGGCGGCCCGCGAGGAGGCCGAGCGCACCCTCGACGAGGCCCGCAAGGACGCCAACAAACGGCGCTCGGAGGCCGCCGAGCAGGTCGACACGCTCATCACGGAGACCGCTGCCGAGGCCGACAAGCTGCTCACCGAGGCGCAGCAGCAGGCCCAGAAGACCACCGCGGACGCCGAGTCGCAGGCCGACACGATGGTCGGCGCGGCCCGCTCGGAGGCCGACCGGATCGTCCAGGAGGCGACGGTCGAGGGCAACACCCGGGTGGAGAAGGCCCGTACGGACGCGGACGAGCTGCTGGTCGGCGCCCGCCGGGACGCGACCGCCATAAGGGAGCGCGCGGAGGAGCTGCGCGAGCGGCTCACCTCCGAGATCGAGGAGCTGCACGAGCGGGCCCGCCGCGAGGCCGCCGAGACGATGAAGTCGGCCGGCGACCGCTGCGACGCGCTCATCAAGGCCGCCGAGGAGCAGCTCGCCAAGGCGGAGGCGAAGGCGAAGGAGCTGGTGTCGGAGGCCAACTCCGAGGCCGGCAAGGTGCGCATCGCCGCCGTCAAGAAGGCCGAGGGGCTGCTCAAGGAGGCCGAGCAGAAGAAGGCCACCCTGGTCCGCGAGGCCGAGGAGCTGAAGGCCGAGGCGGTCCGCGAGGCCCGGGCCACGGTCGACGAGGGCAAGCGCGAGCTGGAGGTGCTGGTCCGGCGCCGCGAGGACATCAACGCGGAGATCTCCCGGGTCCAGGACGTGCTGGAGGCGCTGGAGTCGTTCGAGGCGCCCGGGGGTGCGAAGGACAACGGGGTGAAGGCCGGAGCGACGGTGGGCGCCCCACGTTCGGGTGGCAAGTCGTCAGACGGCTAG
- a CDS encoding coiled-coil domain-containing protein: protein MSDTSPYGFELVRRGYDRAQVDERISKLVSDRDSALARITALEKRIEELHLETQNAQAQVNDAEPSYAGLGARVEKILRLAEEEAKDLREEARRAAEQHRELAESSAQQVRNDAESYAAERKAKAEDEGVRIVEKAKGDASQLRSEAQKDAQSKRDEADALFEETRAKAAQAAADFETNLAKRREQSERDLASRQAKAEKRLAEIEHRAEQLRLEAEKLRTDAERRARQTVETAQRQSEDIVADANAKADRIRSESERELAALTNRRDSINAQLTNVREMLASLTGAAVAAAPSVEDESVSRGVPAQQSR from the coding sequence ATGAGCGACACTTCCCCCTACGGCTTCGAGCTTGTGCGGCGTGGGTACGACCGCGCTCAGGTGGACGAACGCATCTCCAAGCTCGTCTCCGACCGTGACAGCGCTCTCGCCCGCATCACCGCTCTGGAAAAGCGCATCGAGGAGCTCCACCTCGAGACTCAGAACGCCCAGGCCCAGGTCAACGACGCAGAGCCGTCGTACGCCGGTCTCGGCGCCCGGGTCGAGAAGATCCTGCGGCTCGCCGAGGAAGAGGCGAAGGACCTGCGCGAGGAGGCCCGGCGCGCGGCCGAGCAGCACCGCGAGCTGGCCGAGTCCTCGGCCCAGCAGGTGCGCAACGACGCGGAGTCGTACGCCGCCGAGCGCAAGGCCAAGGCCGAGGACGAGGGCGTCCGGATCGTCGAGAAGGCCAAGGGCGACGCCTCGCAGCTGCGTTCCGAGGCGCAGAAGGACGCGCAGTCGAAGCGCGACGAGGCCGACGCGCTCTTCGAGGAGACCCGCGCGAAGGCCGCGCAGGCCGCCGCCGACTTCGAGACCAACCTCGCCAAGCGCCGCGAGCAGTCGGAGCGGGACCTGGCCTCCCGTCAGGCCAAGGCCGAGAAGCGGCTCGCGGAGATCGAGCACCGCGCGGAGCAGCTGCGCCTGGAGGCGGAGAAGCTGCGCACGGACGCCGAGCGCCGGGCCCGCCAGACCGTGGAGACGGCGCAGCGCCAGTCCGAGGACATCGTGGCCGACGCCAACGCCAAGGCCGACCGGATCCGTTCGGAGTCGGAGCGCGAGCTGGCCGCCCTCACCAACCGCCGCGACTCCATCAACGCGCAGCTGACCAACGTGCGCGAGATGCTGGCGTCGCTCACGGGCGCCGCGGTGGCGGCCGCGCCGTCGGTCGAGGACGAGTCGGTCTCCCGCGGGGTCCCGGCCCAGCAGTCCCGCTGA
- a CDS encoding ABC transporter ATP-binding protein has protein sequence MIELEGLTKRYGEKVAVNNLSFTVRPGIITGFLGPNGAGKSTTMRMVLGLDRPTAGDVRIDGKHYDELKDPLTYIGALLEAKAWHGGRSAYNHLLCLAQSNGIPASRVRQVLDTVGLSAVARKKTKGFSLGMGQRLGIAGALLGDPRILMFDEPVNGLDPEGIHWIRNLMKTLASQGRTVFVSSHLMSEMALTADHLVVIGQGRLLADTSMAEFIAENSRSYVRIRTPQREQLLDALHAAGVTVVESGEGVLEVDGDKSETVGELAARHQVVLYELSPQRASLEEAFMQLTAESVEYHAHDGQPPGAVPQQQQPPGQPPQQPWGSDWKRG, from the coding sequence ATGATCGAGCTCGAGGGGCTGACCAAGCGGTACGGCGAGAAGGTGGCGGTCAACAATCTCTCCTTCACCGTCAGACCCGGCATCATCACGGGCTTCCTCGGCCCCAACGGCGCGGGCAAGTCCACGACCATGCGGATGGTGCTGGGCCTGGACCGGCCGACCGCCGGGGACGTGCGGATCGACGGCAAGCACTACGACGAGCTGAAGGACCCGCTGACGTACATCGGCGCGCTCCTGGAGGCCAAGGCGTGGCACGGCGGGCGCAGCGCCTACAACCACCTGCTGTGCCTCGCGCAGAGCAACGGCATTCCCGCGAGCCGGGTGCGCCAGGTCCTGGACACGGTCGGTCTGTCGGCGGTCGCCAGGAAGAAGACCAAGGGCTTCTCCCTGGGCATGGGGCAGCGGCTCGGCATCGCGGGGGCCCTGCTGGGCGACCCTCGCATCCTGATGTTCGACGAGCCGGTCAACGGGCTCGACCCCGAGGGCATCCACTGGATCCGCAATCTGATGAAGACCCTGGCCTCCCAGGGCCGTACGGTCTTCGTCTCCTCCCACCTGATGAGCGAGATGGCGCTGACCGCCGACCACCTGGTGGTCATCGGCCAGGGCAGGCTGCTGGCGGACACCTCGATGGCCGAGTTCATCGCGGAGAACTCGCGCAGCTACGTCCGGATCCGCACCCCGCAGCGCGAGCAGCTGCTCGACGCGCTGCACGCGGCCGGGGTCACCGTCGTCGAGTCGGGCGAGGGGGTCCTGGAAGTGGACGGCGACAAGTCGGAGACGGTCGGCGAGCTGGCGGCGCGCCACCAGGTCGTGCTGTACGAGCTGAGTCCGCAGCGCGCCTCCCTGGAGGAGGCGTTCATGCAGCTGACCGCGGAGTCCGTGGAGTACCACGCGCACGACGGGCAGCCGCCCGGCGCCGTTCCCCAGCAGCAACAGCCACCGGGACAGCCTCCGCAGCAGCCGTGGGGCAGCGACTGGAAGAGGGGATGA
- a CDS encoding ABC transporter permease, translating to MSMAATQVVRSEWTKIRSVASTVWTLGLAVVVTIALGMLISALSKNEFGDMSRRDQLSFDPTFISFAGTSLGQLAMIVFGVLVVGNEYSSGMIRTSLAAVPRRGTFLFSKIAVATALALVVAMVTSFATFFLGQAMLGDLKASIGDPGVLRAVFGGGLYMTLIAMFSMGVAAMLRSPMLSLGILMPFFFLISNILGNVPATEKVGRFLPDQAGSKIMQVVTPIDDDVPYGPWGGLGIMALWVIAALVGGYAVLKRRDA from the coding sequence ATGAGCATGGCGGCGACACAGGTCGTCCGGTCCGAGTGGACCAAGATCCGGTCGGTCGCGTCCACGGTGTGGACGCTGGGCCTCGCCGTGGTCGTCACCATCGCCCTGGGCATGCTGATCTCGGCCCTGTCGAAGAACGAGTTCGGCGACATGAGCCGGCGGGACCAGCTCTCCTTCGACCCGACCTTCATCAGCTTCGCCGGTACGAGCCTCGGCCAGCTGGCGATGATCGTGTTCGGGGTGCTGGTCGTGGGCAACGAGTACAGCTCCGGCATGATCCGCACCTCGCTGGCCGCCGTGCCGCGACGCGGCACCTTCCTGTTCAGCAAGATCGCGGTGGCCACCGCGCTCGCGCTGGTCGTGGCCATGGTCACCAGTTTCGCCACGTTCTTCCTCGGGCAGGCGATGCTCGGCGACCTGAAGGCGTCGATCGGCGACCCGGGCGTGCTGCGCGCGGTGTTCGGCGGCGGCCTCTACATGACCCTGATCGCGATGTTCTCGATGGGCGTCGCCGCGATGCTGCGCTCCCCGATGCTGTCGCTGGGCATCCTGATGCCGTTCTTCTTCCTGATCTCCAACATCCTGGGCAACGTCCCGGCGACGGAGAAGGTCGGCCGGTTCCTGCCCGACCAGGCCGGCAGCAAGATCATGCAGGTGGTCACGCCGATCGACGACGACGTCCCCTACGGACCGTGGGGCGGCCTGGGGATCATGGCACTGTGGGTGATCGCGGCGCTCGTCGGCGGGTACGCGGTGCTGAAGCGGCGGGACGCCTAG